In Spirochaetota bacterium, a genomic segment contains:
- the hypF gene encoding carbamoyltransferase HypF yields MKKSLNIRIKGIVQGVGFRPFVHQLARRHNITGSVLNDTEGVVVRADGEEGDLGRFLAELTTAAPPLAMIMSVDAREAAPSVRADFGIERSAVTAERLAFYSPDVALCDRCRREFADPSNRRYHYPFITCINCGPRFSIVRDIPYDRKNTAMEPFPMCDRCMAEYTDPENRRFHSQPNACPVCGPRIALYDGGKKLLESDTEAVAVKTVSLLKRGSVMAIKGIGGYHLAADARNDNALGELRKRKRRPFKPFAVMAASVEAAGRFLEIGPVERELLCSKERPIVLLRETRHDVSRMVAPGLSYLGLMLPYAPFHHHLFSIDPDMVLVMTSGNVTDEPIEYCDDTVFERLGRIADYFVTYDREIIGQGDDSVLYVVNRKPYFIRRSRGYVPVPFLSGDAPANMLAMGGDLKNSFALARKNFIIMSQYLGDMADPLTYEVFRRTVGHFIGIFDAEPEVIVADEHPAYLTRQHAEELASGGKRLIEVQHHHAHVASVMEEHGLEGAVIGIAFDGTGYGRDGTLWGSEFLVATRGGFERAAHFSAFPLPGGESAIKDVWKIGLSLLHRRFGDNYPVMARDGDSAVVIEIIKKKINSPLTCSIGRIFDGIAAILCIARSVSAEAEAAQLLEEAALRGRAPEKPYLVPFSDGEPIVIGTDDLTAYVVSLVEKGTAVDDIAAAFHQSIIHTTAAVAERIRERSGINGVALSGGVFHNRVLLEGIIDLLSEKGFTVYTHKQVPCNDGCIALGQLAVAKKLLGSPENKS; encoded by the coding sequence ATGAAGAAATCGCTGAATATCAGGATAAAAGGTATCGTCCAGGGCGTTGGCTTCCGTCCCTTCGTGCATCAGCTGGCCCGGCGTCACAACATCACCGGGAGCGTCCTGAACGACACTGAAGGAGTGGTGGTGCGCGCAGACGGCGAGGAGGGGGACCTGGGCCGGTTTCTCGCCGAGCTGACCACGGCCGCGCCGCCCCTGGCCATGATCATGTCGGTTGACGCGCGCGAGGCAGCGCCCTCGGTCCGCGCGGACTTTGGCATTGAACGGAGCGCCGTGACCGCCGAGCGCCTCGCCTTCTATTCCCCCGACGTGGCCCTGTGCGACCGGTGCCGCCGGGAGTTCGCGGACCCGTCAAACCGGCGCTATCACTATCCCTTTATCACCTGCATCAACTGCGGGCCGCGGTTCAGCATTGTCCGCGACATCCCCTATGACCGGAAGAACACCGCCATGGAGCCCTTCCCGATGTGCGACCGGTGCATGGCCGAATATACCGACCCTGAAAACCGGCGTTTTCATTCGCAGCCCAACGCCTGCCCTGTCTGCGGGCCCCGCATCGCCCTCTATGACGGCGGGAAGAAGCTCCTTGAATCAGACACCGAGGCCGTGGCAGTGAAGACCGTGTCTCTTCTTAAAAGGGGCTCGGTCATGGCCATCAAGGGCATCGGCGGGTACCACCTCGCCGCGGACGCGCGGAACGACAATGCCCTCGGCGAGCTCCGGAAGAGAAAGAGGCGGCCCTTCAAGCCCTTCGCCGTCATGGCGGCTTCCGTGGAAGCAGCCGGGAGGTTCCTCGAAATAGGCCCGGTGGAGCGGGAGCTGCTCTGCTCCAAGGAGCGGCCCATCGTGCTCCTCAGGGAAACACGCCACGACGTGAGCCGGATGGTGGCCCCGGGCCTTTCCTACCTGGGCCTCATGCTTCCCTACGCGCCCTTTCATCACCATCTCTTTTCAATCGATCCGGACATGGTCCTGGTGATGACGAGCGGCAATGTCACGGACGAGCCGATCGAGTACTGCGACGACACGGTGTTCGAGCGGCTGGGGCGCATCGCCGATTATTTCGTCACCTATGACCGCGAGATCATCGGCCAGGGAGACGACAGCGTCCTTTACGTGGTGAACCGGAAGCCCTACTTCATACGGCGCTCCAGGGGCTATGTGCCGGTCCCGTTCCTTTCCGGGGACGCGCCGGCGAACATGCTCGCCATGGGCGGCGACCTGAAGAACAGCTTCGCCCTGGCCAGGAAGAATTTCATCATCATGAGCCAGTACCTGGGAGACATGGCCGATCCCCTCACCTACGAGGTCTTCCGGCGAACGGTGGGGCACTTCATCGGGATCTTCGACGCGGAGCCTGAGGTGATCGTGGCGGACGAGCACCCGGCGTATCTTACAAGGCAGCACGCGGAAGAGCTGGCGTCGGGGGGGAAGCGACTCATCGAGGTCCAGCACCATCACGCCCATGTCGCCTCTGTCATGGAGGAGCACGGCCTCGAGGGCGCGGTCATCGGCATCGCCTTCGACGGCACCGGCTACGGCAGGGACGGCACCCTCTGGGGGAGCGAGTTCCTGGTGGCCACCAGGGGCGGCTTCGAGCGGGCGGCCCACTTCAGCGCCTTCCCCCTGCCCGGCGGCGAGAGCGCTATCAAGGACGTGTGGAAGATCGGCCTCTCCCTGCTGCACCGGCGTTTCGGCGATAACTATCCGGTCATGGCGCGTGATGGGGATTCAGCGGTCGTCATCGAAATTATAAAGAAGAAGATCAATTCGCCCCTCACCTGCAGCATAGGGCGGATATTCGACGGCATCGCGGCCATCCTGTGCATTGCCCGCTCCGTCAGCGCCGAGGCTGAGGCCGCGCAGCTCCTGGAGGAGGCGGCCCTGCGGGGGAGGGCGCCGGAAAAACCCTATCTTGTCCCGTTCTCCGACGGCGAACCGATAGTTATCGGTACCGATGACCTCACGGCTTACGTCGTCTCCCTCGTGGAGAAGGGGACCGCCGTCGACGACATCGCGGCGGCATTCCACCAGAGCATCATCCACACCACGGCCGCCGTGGCGGAGAGGATACGGGAACGGAGCGGCATCAACGGCGTTGCCCTGAGC